One Aneurinibacillus migulanus genomic region harbors:
- a CDS encoding IclR family transcriptional regulator, translating into MESSDNKMTVRAVDRAMDILLCFIDEKELTLTEISHKVGLNKSTVYRLLGSLENKDFLARNPDTEKYQLGFRVWQLSANLPQGGDPGTILLPEMVRLRDLVGETISLYVRNENERIRIQAVESNETIRRVAPIGAHLPLSVGASSKVLVAYAPPETQKAILSDPSWPSFVDKQTYMEQLEEIRTNGYATSSEEREQGAAAVAVPLFNRRGHLVAALSVSGPSNRLTLERMKENLPYVMVAAKRMGSMLK; encoded by the coding sequence ATGGAGTCTTCCGATAATAAAATGACCGTTCGGGCAGTCGATCGTGCCATGGATATTCTGTTATGTTTTATTGATGAAAAAGAGCTAACACTTACTGAAATTTCCCATAAAGTAGGACTAAACAAAAGCACTGTGTATCGACTATTGGGATCATTGGAGAACAAGGATTTTCTTGCGCGTAATCCAGATACGGAGAAATATCAGCTCGGCTTTCGAGTCTGGCAGTTATCGGCAAATCTCCCTCAAGGGGGCGATCCAGGGACGATCCTGCTACCAGAGATGGTCCGGCTCAGGGATCTGGTGGGAGAGACGATTAGCCTATACGTCCGAAATGAGAACGAGCGCATACGCATACAAGCGGTAGAGAGTAATGAAACCATCCGCAGAGTAGCTCCGATTGGAGCACATTTACCGCTTTCAGTAGGTGCTTCGAGTAAAGTATTGGTAGCATATGCGCCGCCTGAAACTCAAAAAGCAATTCTTTCCGACCCGTCGTGGCCTTCTTTTGTTGATAAACAAACGTACATGGAACAACTCGAAGAAATTCGTACAAATGGATATGCGACCAGCTCGGAGGAGCGCGAGCAGGGAGCTGCAGCAGTTGCTGTTCCGTTATTTAATCGAAGGGGCCATCTGGTGGCCGCATTATCAGTGTCGGGTCCGTCTAATCGGCTCACGCTGGAGAGGATGAAGGAGAATCTTCCCTATGTCATGGTAGCAGCGAAACGTATGGGAAGCATGTTAAAATAA
- a CDS encoding EamA family transporter, whose protein sequence is MWLLAALITAGCFGLNNTIFKWGTSRGLSKINIQFFFYFAAFLIIISAGIASHSLHPNLTSIMLGGIIGILNANGNIQMSRAFEKGPASLTSPLIAANAIFPVLAAGVIFHEQIPYLHWLGILCMMGSAVVIQYTPGTKSNTEYLPWLGRVVFAFFSFGLLGVLMKQSSYLQISSMDMLAAMYGGGTLYLAIWMGRERVRLQEAKIGALVGILSTVGFSCYFYALKTGVASIVFPVVSLNCLVVVLAGCYLFKEKLKLYQICGICTALLGLVLTKI, encoded by the coding sequence ATGTGGCTTTTGGCGGCATTAATCACGGCAGGGTGCTTCGGGCTGAATAATACGATTTTTAAGTGGGGCACCTCCCGGGGATTGTCGAAGATTAATATTCAATTCTTCTTTTATTTTGCGGCTTTCTTGATTATTATAAGTGCGGGAATAGCGTCTCATTCGCTTCATCCTAATCTTACATCTATTATGCTTGGTGGCATCATCGGTATATTGAATGCGAACGGTAATATCCAGATGTCGCGTGCATTTGAAAAAGGGCCGGCCAGCCTAACATCTCCGTTGATTGCAGCGAATGCGATATTTCCTGTTCTGGCCGCCGGAGTCATTTTTCATGAGCAGATTCCCTATCTGCACTGGCTTGGAATTTTATGCATGATGGGTTCTGCTGTAGTCATACAATATACACCGGGAACGAAGAGCAATACGGAATATTTGCCTTGGCTTGGCCGCGTAGTGTTTGCGTTCTTCTCTTTTGGTTTACTCGGTGTACTGATGAAGCAGTCTTCTTACTTACAGATTAGCTCGATGGATATGCTCGCGGCGATGTATGGAGGAGGTACCCTGTATCTGGCTATCTGGATGGGTCGGGAACGGGTCCGATTGCAGGAAGCTAAAATTGGCGCGCTAGTAGGTATCCTGAGCACGGTTGGCTTCAGTTGTTACTTCTATGCGCTTAAGACTGGTGTGGCTAGTATTGTTTTCCCGGTTGTCAGCTTAAATTGCCTAGTTGTCGTACTAGCCGGGTGTTATTTGTTTAAAGAAAAACTAAAGCTATATCAGATATGTGGTATATGTACGGCTTTACTTGGATTGGTTCTGACAAAAATATAG